One window of Nicotiana tomentosiformis chromosome 11, ASM39032v3, whole genome shotgun sequence genomic DNA carries:
- the LOC138901093 gene encoding uncharacterized protein, which produces MRFGKGGKLSPRFIGPYEILDRVGVVAYHLALPSELSFIHPVFHVSMLRKCISDSSQVLEVPTIPIDEKLSYEEEPMAIVDRQVSKLQSKEIEFIKVLWQNHTVEEATWEREDVMRVKYPHFFHSTGTYLS; this is translated from the coding sequence ATGCGGTTTGGGAAagggggcaagttgagccccaggtTTATAGGACCATATGAGATACTAGACAGAGTGGGAGTTGTGGCTTATCATTTGGCACTTCCTTCTGAGCTGTCTTttattcatccagtgtttcacgtCTCAATGCTAAGAAAATGTATATCAGACTCATCTCAGGTGCTTGAAGTACCTACTATACCGATTGATGAGAAGTtgtcttacgaggaggagccgatggctattgttGATAGGCAAGTAAGTAAGCTACAGTCAAAGGAAATTGAGTTCATAAAAGTCTTATGGCAAAATCATACagttgaagaagctacttgggaaagAGAAGATGTTATGCGAGTCAAGTACCCCCATTTTTTTCACTCTACAGGTACGTACTTGAGTTAA
- the LOC138901094 gene encoding uncharacterized protein, whose protein sequence is MDVSTYNTKFCKLERYAPYLVPTEESQVQRFVDGLVDRLYTAVAPQMKTLSYFDVVNLARKIETKGREERAASNLRKKAKTGGSFSGGFSENRRAGNQGQQQQGSQTGTHLSS, encoded by the coding sequence ATGGATGTGTCAACATATAACACCAAGTTTTGTAAGCTGGAGAGATATGCCCCTTACTTGGTGCCTACCGAAGAATCTCAAGTTCAGAGGTTTGTTGATGGATTGGTTGATCGTCTATACACTGCAGTAGCCCCACAGATGAAGACTTTATCCTACTTTGATGTAGTTAACCTTGCTAGAAAGATTGAAACCAAAGGACGTGAGGAACGTGCAGCTAGTAATTTACGCAAGAAGGCCAAGACAGGAGGGTCTTTCAGTGGCGGTTTTAGTGAAAATCGAAGAGCAGGAAATCAAGGACAACAACAACAGGGTTCTCAGACAGGGACACACTTGTCTTCATAG